Part of the Arthrobacter gengyunqii genome is shown below.
CCGCCGTTCCGACGAGCCTGCCGAAGACCGCTGCGGAAACCAGTCCAGAGAACCCGTGGCCGCTGCAGCTGCTGTCGCGGAACCTCAAGAGCTACATCGACCGCGCCCCCGCCACCTGGGTGGAGGGGCAGATTATCGAGCTGAACAAGCGGGCCAACGCCTCCTACATCACGCTGCGCGACGTCGACGCGGAGATCTCGCTGTCCCTGACGGTGTGGAGCACGGTGATGAACCGGCTGGAGCTGCCGCTGGAACGCGGCGCCCGCGTGGTGGCCCAGGTCAAACCCGATTTCTGGGTCAAGACCGGGCGGCTCTCCATGCAGACCCGGGACATCCGTCCGGTGGGCATCGGCGATCTCCTGGCCCGGATTGAACGGCTGCGCCAGTCCCTTGCAGCGGAAGGCCTGTTCAGGGATGACCGGAAGCTGCCGCTGCCGCTGCTGCCGGGGAGGATCGGACTCATCACCGGACGCAATTCCGATGCCATGAAGGACGTTATCCGCAACGCGTCGCTGCGCTGGCCGGCCGTGGTCTTTGAAGTGCGTGAAGTGGCGGTGCAGGGCGTCAACGCCGTGGCAGAGGTAACCCGGGCACTGGCCCAGCTCGACGCCATGCCGGAAGTTGACGTGATCGTGATTGCCCGCGGCGGCGGTTCCCTGGAGGATCTGCTCCCGTTCAGCCACGAGGACCTGGTCCGGGCCGTGTCCGCCGCGCAGACACCGGTGGTCAGCGCCATCGGCCACGAAGCGGACCGCCCGCTGCTCGACGAGGTGGCGGACCTGAGGGCCTCCACCCCCACCGATGCCGCCAAACGGATTGTTCCCGACGTCGGTGAGGAGCTGCAGCGCATTGGTGCGGCCCGGGCACAGCTGCGGCGCATCGTGGAGCTGACCGTCGGCCGGGAAACGGAACGGCTGAACCACATCAGGTCCCGTCCCGTGATGTCCGCTCCGGAAACCATGGTGGATGTGCGCCAGCAGGACGTGTCCCGGCTGCGCGAGCGTGCCCTGTCCTGCATCACCTCCGAAGTGCGGCGGGACACCGACCGGATCGCGTACCTGCGGGCGCAGGTCCGCGCCCTCTCACCGCAGAACACGCTGGACCGCGGCTACGCCGTCGTGCAGTTGGCCGACGGCTCGGTGGTCCGGGACGCAGCGGCAGTTCCCGACGCCGCGCGCCTGCGCATCCGGGTGGCCGCCGGCGAGCTGGCGGCCACCGCCGCCGTCCCGGAATGATCCAGCTTCCTCAGAACCAGTTGCTCCAACCGAAAGAAGACCCAGAGATGAACCCCGCAGCAAACGAAGCATCAACCATTCCGGCAGAGATTGAAGCCATGAGCTACGAACAAGCTCGCGACGAACTGGTGTCAGTGGTCAGCCGGCTCGAGACCGGTGGCGCCTCGCTGGAGGAATCGCTCGCCCTCTGGGAGCGCGGCGAGCAGCTTGCCACCCGGTGTGAGTCCTGGCTCGAAGGTGCCCGCCGCCGCCTCGATGCAGCGCGCGAATCGGCCGCAGGCGAATAGTTCCCGGGCCGCAGCGAATAGGCCCGCCCCGAATAGGCCTATTGCTTGTAGGTGCTGAGGAAATCGGCGAGCCGGATCATGGCGTCCTCGATGTCATCCACATTGGGCAGGGTCACCATCCGGAAATGGTCCGGCCGCACCCAGTTGAAGGCTGTGCCCACGGAAATCAGGATCTTCTGCTGCTTGAGCAGATCCAGGGCAAACTGCTCGTCGCTGGCGATCGGATAAACCTCCGGGTCCAGCTTCGGGAACAGGTACAGGGCGCCCATGGACAACTCGCAGCTCACTCCGGGAATGTCGTTGAGCATCTTGTGGGCCAGATCGCGCTGCGCCTTGAGCCTGCCGCCGGGCAGGATGAGGTCGTTGATGCTCTGGTAGCCGCCCAGGGCGGTCTGGATTGCATGCTGCGCCGGAACGTTGGCGCACAGGCGCATATTGGCGAGCAGGTTGATGCCCTCGATGTAATCGAGGGCCTCGTGCTTGGGTCCGGAGATGGCCATCCAGCCGCTGCGGTAGCCGGCAATCCGGTAGGCCTTGGACAGGCCGCTGAAGGTCAGGCACAGAACATCCTCGCCGGTGATCGTGGCTGAGTTCAGGTGCACGGCGTCGTCGTACAGGATCTTTTCGTAGATTTCGTCCGAGAAGATGATCAGCCCGTGTTTGCGGGCCAGGTCCACGATCGCCTTGACCACGTGCTCCGGATAGACCGCTCCGGTGGGGTTGTTGGGGTTGATCAGGACAATCCCCTTGGTCCGGTCGGTGATCTTGGACTCAAGGTCCTCGACGTCAGGCCACCAGTGCTCGTTTTCGTCGCACAGGTAGTGCACGGCGGTGCCGCCGGCCAGCGAAACGGAGGCAGTCCACAGCGGATAGTCCGGTGCGGGCACCAGGATCTCGTCGCCGTTGTTCAGCAGCGCCTGGAGCGAGAGCGTAATCAGTTCGCTGACCCCGTTGCCGAGGTACACGTCATCGACGTCGATGTTCTGGATGCCGCGGCTTTGGTAGTACTGAACGACGGCGGTGCGGGCCGAGAAAATGCCGCGGGAATCGCTGTACCCCTGGGCCTTGGGGAGGTGGCGCATCATGTCCACCAAAATGGCTTCCGGCGCCTCGAAACCGAAGGGCGCCGGGTTGCCGATGTTCAGCTTCAGGATCCGCTGCCCGGCCGCTTCCATACGCTGTGCATGCTCCAGCAGCGGCCCACGGATGTCATAGAGAACGTTGTGGAGCTTGTGGGACTGCTTGAATTCGGCCATAAAAACATGGTGCCACAGGCAGGGACCCCTCCCCGCACATATGAAGCGGAAAGGGGTCCCTGTAACGACGGTGATTCAAGGGTTAGATGAAGCCCTTTTCCTCCAGCCACATGCGGGCGGCTTCACTGGGATCCATCTTCTGGTCCCCGCTGACGGCCTGGTTCAGGTCGATGAGGTCCTCGGTGGTCAGTTCAGCCGACACTTTGTTCAGCACCTCCACAGCCTGGTCACTGACCGTTTGCGAGGAGGCCAGCGGAACCACCTGCTGGGCGGGCCAGTTCTGCAACGGGTCCTCCAACACCACCAGGTCATTTTCCTCAATGGCCGGAGTGGTGGTGTAGATGTCGGCGACCTGCACGTCGTCCTTGAGCAGGGCATCCACGGTTAGCGGACCGCCGCTGTCACCGATGGGCGTGAACTCCTTGAACTCGCAGCCGTACTTGTCCTTCAGCCCGATCAGCCCCTGGACGCGTTCCGCGAATTCCGCCGGGGCGGCCAGGGTCAGCTGGTCGCAGACCTTCGCCAGGTCCTCGATGCTCTCCAGGGAGTACTTCTCCGCAGTGGCCTGGGTGACCACCATGGCGTCCTTGTTCTCGGCGTCGGAAGGCTCGAGGATCACAAGGCCCTCGGGCAGGGCGCCGGGCAGGGCATCAACGATTTCGCCCGCATCCACGAGCTCGGTGTCCGGATCCACTCCCACCAGCAGCGCGCCGGTGTATTCCGGGATCAGATCGATGGACCCGTCTTCCAGCGCGGGGAGGTAGACCTCGCGCGAACCGATGCCGAGCTTGGTCTCTGCGGGGATGCCGGCACCGTTCAGCGCACCGGCATAGATCTCCGCCAAGGTGCTGGATTCGGGGAAGTCCGCCGATCCCACCACGATTGTTTCGGCAGCGCCGGACGCAGCGGTTTCCGACGGCGCTTCCGAGGCCAGCGGGTCACCTCCGCCGCCGCTGCACCCGGCCAGTCCGAGGGCCAGGGTGAGGCCTCCGGCCAGGACGATCAGTCCCTTGGGCCGGGCGATCCGGCGCTTGTGCTGCGTCATTGTTTTCCTCCTTGTGAGCCGGCGGCGGCAAATCCGCCGCCGCCGGTGGGTTTGGTAACGGTCGAAGCTGCAGGACCGGCCGCGGCAACGCGCCCCTTCTGCAGCCCGGGTGAAATCAAAAGACGTGCTGCCAACGCAATCACGGCATCCACTGCGAGCGCCAGCAAAGCGATGATGACCGCACCTCCGAAGACCCTGCCGTAGTCGCCGACGGCCAGTCCGTCGATGAGATACCGTCCCAGTCCGCCGAGGTTGATGGTGGCCACCACGGCGGCGGTGGCTACGACCTGCAGTGCGGCGCCGCGCAGTCCGCCAAACAGGACCTTGAGCCCGTTCGGGATCTCCACCCGGAACAGGATCTGCAGTTCGGTCATGCCCATGCTGCGCGCCGAGTCCACGATGCTGCGGTCCACGGCCGCTATCCCGGAATAGGTGCCGGCCAGCAGCGGCGGCACGGCCAGCAGGACCAGGGCCCAGATGGGCGGCATGAGGCCCAGGCCGGCCAGGAGCACAAAGAGGGTCAGCATGCCCAGTGTCGGCAGGGCTCGCAGCAGGCCGGAGATGGTCACCACGGCCACCTGTCCGCGTCCGGTGTGTCCGATGAACAGGCCGATCGGCACGGAAATGGCCAGGGCGATCAGCAGCGTCAGTCCCGTGTACTGCAAGTGTTCCAGGGTGCGCAGGGGAATCCCGGCGGTGCCGGTCCAGTTGGCGGGATCCGTCAGCCATTCCCAGCCCTGGCCCAGGGCATTGGTGGAGGTGTATTCGGTGCGGGGAATCGTCACGGCCACCGGGCTACGCCCCCTTCAGCGCGACGTCGGGCGCTGCTGCCGGGGTGCCGACGGGAGCCTGTGCGCCGGACCCCAATGCTCCGGCCGGGCTGCCGTGCCGGCGCTTCCGCAAACCGAACATGCCGGCGGAGGTGCCCGGCACCCGGCCAGCCCGCAGCCAGGGTGTCAGCGCACGCTGCAGCAGCACGAACACCAGGTCCATCAGGAAGGCCAGGACCAGGGTGGCAACAATGCCCACCACGATTTCGGTGATGAAGTAGCGCCGCAGCCCGTCCCGGAAGAAGAACCCCAGGTTTTCCACTCCGATGAGGGCACCGACGCTGACCATGGAGATGTTGCTGACCGATACCACCCGCAGCCCGGCAATCAGCACCGGCACGGACAGCGGCAGGTCCACGGTGAGGAAGCGGCGCAGCGGACGGTACCCCATGGCAACGGCTGCCTGCCGGACGCCGTCATCCACGGAGTCGAAGGCGTCCACGGCAACGCGCAGCATCAGTGCCACGGCGTAGATTGTCAGCGCGATGATGATGTTGCTGATGTCCAGGATGCGGGTTCCGAGGATGGCCGGCAGCGTCACGAAGAGTGCCAGGGACGGAATGGTGTAGAGCAGCGACCCGGCGGCGAGGACGGTGCCGCGCACACGGCTGCTGTTGCGGACCAGGGCGGCCAGCGGCACGGCAATGATGATGCCCAGGACCAGCGGCACGATGGACTGGTAGAGGTGCAGTCCGGTCAGCCGGAACACCTGGTCGGTGTGGGCGAGGAACCATTCCATGTCAGCCCGCGCTCCGCTGGAGCCTGGCCCGCTCGATGAGGTCCAGCACCTCGGCCGCCCTAATGGTTCCGGTGACCCGGTTTTCTGCGTCCACGGCCACACCCATCCCGGCAGGGGAGGACAGGGCGGCGTCGAGCGCCTGGCGCAGGGTCTCCCCCTCGCGGTACAGCGACCCTCCCGGAACCAGCTGATCCGCAGCAGTGATCGATGCCCGGCGGGACGCCGGCACCCAGCCCAGCGGCCGCCCGCCGTCGTCGACCGCGAGCGCCCAGTTCCCTTCCACGGCCGCCGAGGGATTCGCCAGCTCGGCGGGCGTCAGAAGCTGCACCGGATGAAGCGGCACACCGTTGCCTGCCTGGAAGGAGAGGTGACGGAAGCCGCGGTCCCGGCCGACAAAGCCCGCCACGAAGTCATCCACGGGAGCCCGCAGGATTTCTTCAGGGGCCGCGTACTGGGCCAGTCGCCCGCCGGCGCCGAAGACGGCAACCCGATCCCCCAGAATCGTTGCTTCATCAATGTCGTGGGTGACGAAAACGATGGTTTTGGCCAGATCCCGCTGCAGGCGCAGCAGTTCCTGCTGCAGTTCGGCGCGCACCACCGGGTCCACGGCGCTGAACGGCTCATCCATGAGCAGCACGGGCGGATCGGCGGCGAGTGCGCGGGCCACGCCCACCCGCTGCTGCTGCCCGCCGGAAAGCTGGGCCGGGTACCGTCCGCCCATCGCTGAGGCCAGCCCGACGACGTCGAGCAGTTCCGCGGCACGGGCCCGGGCAGCGGCTTTGGACTGCCCGTTGAGGCGCGGAACGGTTGCGACGTTGTCCAGCACGGTGCGGTGCGGCATCAGGCCGGCGGACTGCATCACGTATCCCATGGACCGCCGCAGCTGGGGAGCCTGAACCCCGCTGACGTCGGCGCCGTCCACCTTGATGGTTCCGGATGTGGGTTCCACCATGCGGTTGATCATGCGCAGGGAGGTGGTTTTTCCACAGCCGGAAGGTCCAACAAAGACGGTGATGGCACCGCGGGAGATATCCATGGTCAGATTCTCAACGGCGGGCACAGGAGATCCGGCGAAGGACTTGGTAACGCTCCGGAAGGTGATCATCGGCTCGGCTGCCTGTGGCGCGGATTCCGGCAGGGTCATGGGGAAACCTTCCGTGTTCTGTGCGGGAGTACCGCTTGTGGATGCGGGGGTTCCGCAGACGGGGTGTCCTGCCGTGTGATTACGGTAGGACACCCGGAGGATGTAGTCCAGCAGATCATTCGGAACTAACTGCCGTGCGGATGGCTGCCATCTTCAACCCCACCTGCACCAGGGGCGTCGCTCCCAGCTCCGGAACCTGCTCCAGCGGAACCCAGGCAGCCTCGTCGGTGCTGCCGTCCAGTTCATGGGTCAGCGTCCCAGAAAGGACACGGGCCCGGTAGATGATCCGCAGCGCGTGGAGCAGGCGCCGGTGTTCACCGGGAAAACGGTGTTCCGGTTCAATGAAGATGCTGTCCACCCCCAGCAGCTCCTCGGCTTCCACGAAATAGCCGGTCTCCTCGCGGACTTCCCGCACGACGGCGGCGGGCGCGTCCTCGCGCAGCTCCAGTCCCCCGCCGGGCAGGGTCCAGCCGGAGTAGCCGTGGTCATGCCAGTGGGAGAGCAGGACGCTGCCGTCGCGGATGACGACGGCGTAGGCGCCCACGCGGGTATCAAAGCCTTCAGCCACGCTGTACCTCCCGGGCGTCCAGGTACCGGACGCCGTGCACGGGGTCCTGCTCCAGGAACCGGATGCCGGTCAGTCCGGCGCGTTCCAGATCCTGCCTCAGCAGGTCCTGGAGCAGCGGCTGGTTCATGCCCAGTCCGCCGCCCACCACCACGGGACCGGTCATGTCCAGCAGCCGGGCAGTATCTGCCGCCAGACCGCTGAGGTGGCGCGCAGCTGCCGCCACGATTTCGCTGCCTGCGGCGCTGCCCTGCGTTGCGGCATCAAAGACCACGGAGGCTTTCGAGGACCAGTACCGCCGCCCGGTGCCGGTGTCGTGGAACAGGGCGATGAGCTGCTCCGGGTCGGTCACTGAGCAGGCGGTCAGCAGCGCTGCGGACAGCTCATCAGGATCCTGGCCGAGGTTGAAGCGGCGCAGAGTGTGCCGAACAGCTTCACGGCCCACCCAGTAACCGCTGCCTTCATCGCCAAGAAGGTAGCCCCAGCCGCCGCAGCGAGCTTCTTCTCCGGCCGGGCTGAGCCCCCAGGCCACGGATCCGGTGCCTGCAATCAGGGCAATACCGGCCGGTGTCTCGCCCGCCGCCAGGATCAGGCGGGTGTCATGGATGACGTCCACCGTTGCGCCCGGAACATGCGGGCTGATGAGCGCACGCAGCGCCGCGGCGTCGTCGGCGGTGTCAATACCGCCGGAACCGGCGATGACGCGGTCGGCCGTGACGGAGCCGAGGGCCCTGAAAATCTCGGCGAGATTGGCAGCGGCCTGCGCCGGCGGAACGTTCTGGACGTTGGCGCTACCGCTGACGGCTTCCGCAGCGGGAACCCCGTCGACCAGGAGCAGCCCCTGGGTTTTGGTTCCGCCGATGTCCAGGCCAATGACGATGCGTCCGGAACCTGCGGCCGGAGCCCCGCGGAGAATGTCCATTTCTCCACCCTACTTTCCAGCAGGGCCCAGCGGCACTTCTCAACGGTCGCGGGAACGAACCAGGAGCTCCTCCGCTGTGCTTAGCGTCCGTTCCGCGGCTCCCGGACCCCGGCCGGCGGCACCGGCCACGAGGGTCAACGCCACGGCGGCAGCCCGCGAATAGAGCGCGCCCGGATCCGTTGCGGCGGCGAAGGCAGCCGCAAAGCGTTCCGCCGCGGTCCGCAGACCGGCCCGCCGGGGATTTACGGCTGCAAAAACATACAGGTGACCCGCAAAACAGGCGAGGTCGTCCACCAGGTGTCCCGGGCCGAGTGCGTCCACATCAAGCATCCCGCTGATCTTCCAGCCGGTCCGGCCCTTGTCGGGGAGCAAGTTGCCGAGGAGCAGATTGTTCACGGGCGAGTCGTCGACGAGCAGGTTTCCGCCGTGAAAGTCGCCGTGCGCGGGCACCAGCGGTCCCGGGTCGGCAGCGCAGACCGCTGCATGGGTTTCCGCTGCGCACCGGGCGATTCGTTCCGCCTCCTGCGGAAGCGCCACGACGGCGCCTGCGGCATAGTCCATGACGCGGTCTGCCCACGCCGGTTTGCGGGGAAGGCTCAGGGCCGCTGCCGGGAGCCCGGCCAGAAGCTCAAGCAGGGCCTGCGGTTCAATGCCGGCAGGGAAGGCGTGGAGGTGCTGATGCAGGGAGCGGCCGGGAAGGGCTCCCAGCGCCAATATGCTGTCCGGCTCCGGTACGGCTCCGGAGGTGATGTCCAGCAGCGGGGGTACGGGAAGGCCGGCAGCTGCAGCCGCTTCCAGCCGGCGGCGGAGCCCGGGAACCTGGCCCGGCTGCAGGACCTTGAGGTAGGCGGTGGATTCCTCGAAGGTGCAACGGATAACCGCACGGCGCAGCGGCCGGTAAGCCGCCAGCGTCAACGATGCCCGGGCGCCGTCTGTTCCGGCGGCAAACAGGTCCCGGGCCACAGTGTCGGGATTGGTGGCCCAGGCCAAACTTGGAAGGACGGGGTCCCGGGGGTGCACCCAGAGCCGGACCGCCGTACCGTCCACGGATCCCCGCACCGTCCGGCGGCCCTGTTCCGGTGTCAGGGCAGCAGTGGTTGCACCGACCTGCAGTTGTACGGGTTGGCGGGGGCTGTCGGCTGAGCTGCGGCGGGGCACGCCGGCCACCCGGTAAAGGGCACTGATTCCTGCACCCGGACGGTGATGAGTGCGCAGGTGGCTCCAGGAGAGGGGCACCAGCCCCAGTGGACGCAGCGCGGCCGTCAACGGCCCGGACATGCCCGGGCCCTCCAAACGGGATTTACTAAGCGCGGCGGCGCTGGAGCACATCGTCGAGATTGATCTTGCCGGTGCCGGGAGCTGCATCGGAACCGGTGGAGTCCGAGGACTCTGCAGCCGCGGCGGCTGCACCGGCGCGGAGGGAGGTGCGGGCGGCAGGCTTGGGTGTCTGCGGCGGAACAAGCGGTTCCGGTGCCGGCCGCTGGGCTACGGGGGCTTCCACGTAGACGGGCTTGGGCACCGCCACTGGTTCCCAGGGTGTCGTGGAGGTTTTCGGCGGCCCGGCAGGAGCCTGCGGGGTTGATGCGGCAGCAAACTCGAGTGCGGCGCTGCGCAGTTCAGCTGCCGTCAGCGGCCGGTCGGAGGAGCCCGGGGCGGTGGTGACTGTAGCCTTCCCGACGGCCTCGTCCGCGGTTTCGGCGGACCCGTTCTTGGCACCCGGGAAGCTCTGCGCGTCGAACAGGACCGTCTCGCGCTGCGGCCGCACGGGTTCTGCGGCGGCCGCCGGCTGCTCGGCTGCCGGCTCGGGTGCGGATACCGGAACCTGCCGGATGCCGGCGCTCATGGCAGCCCGGAAGGCGGCATCGACGCGGTGTCTGCGGTCCCGCACAGCGAGGACGCGAAGAGATGCGATTGCTGCCCCGGCCACTGCTGCTCCGCCCAGGGGCATCCACCACGAAACAGCACCGAAAACGGCCAGCGGCAGTCCAAGAACAACCATGAGCAGGGCCAGCGCACCGGCCAGCGCCAGAGCGGTTCGGCCGTAGCGGATCCGGAAGCCCTGCTGCGGACTCTGCGGACGCCCGGATACACCGGCGGCCCGTGTGCCGGGAGCAGCAGTGCCGGACCGCACGGCTGACGCGTGCTGCGAGGTGGACTCGTTGTACATGGTTTTCCCCTGCTGGGACAGTCCATCGGCGGAGATGGAAGAGCGGATGGCTGTTGAGGAGGGAGCCGGGCGCGCTGCCGGCCGGGAGACTGCCGACACCGGAACGGTGTCTGACAGGCGGAAAAGGTAGGGGGCAACCCACAGCAGCCAGAGACCAACGGTGACGGCCAGGATCAGGGAGCTGTTAAGAGGGAAGTCCACATCTACGACGTTATGAGCTAATGCACAGGTCGCTGCGCATTACTGGCGGTGTGTCGGCGTTCAGTGGCAAAAAAGGATGCGCCAGGGTCACCTAGTGGCCAGCCAGCGGTTCAACAGGCCGTCAGGAACATCCTCCGTGGTGAGCGCAAAGCTGCGGTGGTCAGCCCAAACACCCGCGATGTGCAGGTACCGCTTCCGCAGTCCTTCGTCACGGAATCCCAGCTTCTCGACCACACGCAGGCTGGGGGCATTGTCCGGCTTGATGTTGATTTCCATCCGGTGCAGCCCCAGGGCACCAAAACAGTGGTCCGTGGCCATTGCCACCGCTGTTGGAGCGATCCCGCGGCCCGCCCTCGCTTCATCCACCCAGTAGCCCAGGGTGGCCATGCGGGCGGATCCCCAGACGATCGTGGAGACGGTCAGCTGTCCGGCGATGGCAGGCGGGGACCGCAGATCGTCACGTTCAGTGATGAGGAAAGGAAGGGCAGATTCCTGACGCGCCTGCTGGTTCAAGCTGCGCACCATGGCCGCATAGGAGGGAAGGGCACCGCCGGGAAGCGGATTGCTCGCCTCCCAGCGTGCCATCCATTGGGCATTGCGGATGCGGAGGCCGGTCCATTCACGGCGGTCGCGGTAGCGGATGGGACGCAGTCCCACATCTCCGCATTCCAGCGTCACCGGCCAGATGGCCGACCCCCACATGGCATCAGCTTTCGAGCGTACCGGTAAAGCCCTTGAGCCACTCGCGCAGGTCCGGGCCCAGGTCTTCGCGCTCGGAGGCCAGCGTGACCACGGCCTTCAGGTAGCTGAGCTTGTCGCCGGTATCGTACCGCCGGCCTCGGAAAACGACGCCGTAAACGCCGGCGCCTTCGCCTTCCTCCCGTGCAGCCAGAGTCTGCAGGGCATCGGTCAGCTGGATCTCTCCCCCGCGGCCCGGTCCGGTTTCCTCCAGCACCTCAAACACTGCCGGGTGAAGGACATAGCGGCCGATGACTGCCAGGTTGGACGGCGCCTCGTCAACATCGGGCTTTTCCACCAGCTTGTTCACGCGGACGTAGTCTTCGCCTTCGACCACGGAGATATCGGCGCAGCCGTAGGCGCTGATCTGCTCCGGCTCCACCTCGATGAGGGCAATGACCGAGCCGCCGGTCTTGGCCTGGACCTCAACCATTTTGGTGAGCAGTTCATCGCGGGCATCAATCAGGTCATCACCCAGGAGGACGGCGAACGGCTCGTTTCCTACGTGGAGCTTGGCGCGCAGCACGGCGTGCCCGAGGCCCTTGGGGTCGCCCTGGCGCAGGTAGTGAATCTCGCCAAGTTCCGATGCCGCCCGCACCAGGGCGAGCTTCTCAAGATCGCCCTTGTCTTCAAGCGTCTTTTCAATAAAGGGAACGCGGTCAAAATGGTCTTCCAGGGACCGCTTGTTGCGGCCGGTAATCATCAGAATGTCGGACATGCCGGAATTAACGGCCTCCTCCACCACGTACTGGATGGCGGGCTTATCCACTACCGGCAGCATTTCCTTCGGCATGGCTTTGGTGGCCGGCAGGAAGCGGGTACCCAGCCCGGCGGCGGGAATTACGGCTTTGGTTACGGTGGCGCGTGAAGTCATGTCCGTAAGAGTACATAAGCGCGGCCCCATTACACCAAATAGGCGTTGATTCCGGACGACAGTTGCGACAATGGACGAATGGTGAACACTGCTGCTCCCAAGGACCTGGCCCGGAACGATTATCGGCGGCTCCGCCGTGAATTGCCCCCTGAGGCTCCGCTGGCTGCCGGCAGGGCGTTGGCGTCCCGCGCTTTCAGCGTCATCCCGGATCTGGTGTCGCCCAAGGCCACGGTGGCCGCGTACTTGTCCGGCGGACGCGAACCTGACACGGCCGAACTGCTGGCGGGACTGCACGGGAGAGGATACGACGTCGTCGTTCCCGTGTGCGAGCCGGACCGCAGGCTTTCCTGGTGCCGCTGGACGCCCGATTCCGTCCTCGTGCCGGGACTCTTCCCGTCCGTCCCCGAACCCGCGGGGCCCCGCTTGTCAGTGCAGGATTTGCCGGGCCTGGAACTGCTTCTGGTTCCGGCCCTGGCCGTGGACATGGCCGGAATGCGCATGGGAAAGGGCGGCGGCTACTATGACCGATTCCTGGCCGGTCTTCGGGCCGCAGGCAATGCTGCACCGGCCGTGGGCGTGGTCTATGACCATGAAGTCGCTCCCGCGCAGTCCTGGATT
Proteins encoded:
- a CDS encoding 5-formyltetrahydrofolate cyclo-ligase produces the protein MVNTAAPKDLARNDYRRLRRELPPEAPLAAGRALASRAFSVIPDLVSPKATVAAYLSGGREPDTAELLAGLHGRGYDVVVPVCEPDRRLSWCRWTPDSVLVPGLFPSVPEPAGPRLSVQDLPGLELLLVPALAVDMAGMRMGKGGGYYDRFLAGLRAAGNAAPAVGVVYDHEVAPAQSWISDSLDQPVNAVLTPSQWTELPLEPVYS
- the galU gene encoding UTP--glucose-1-phosphate uridylyltransferase GalU: MTSRATVTKAVIPAAGLGTRFLPATKAMPKEMLPVVDKPAIQYVVEEAVNSGMSDILMITGRNKRSLEDHFDRVPFIEKTLEDKGDLEKLALVRAASELGEIHYLRQGDPKGLGHAVLRAKLHVGNEPFAVLLGDDLIDARDELLTKMVEVQAKTGGSVIALIEVEPEQISAYGCADISVVEGEDYVRVNKLVEKPDVDEAPSNLAVIGRYVLHPAVFEVLEETGPGRGGEIQLTDALQTLAAREEGEGAGVYGVVFRGRRYDTGDKLSYLKAVVTLASEREDLGPDLREWLKGFTGTLES
- a CDS encoding phosphotransferase; protein product: MSGPLTAALRPLGLVPLSWSHLRTHHRPGAGISALYRVAGVPRRSSADSPRQPVQLQVGATTAALTPEQGRRTVRGSVDGTAVRLWVHPRDPVLPSLAWATNPDTVARDLFAAGTDGARASLTLAAYRPLRRAVIRCTFEESTAYLKVLQPGQVPGLRRRLEAAAAAGLPVPPLLDITSGAVPEPDSILALGALPGRSLHQHLHAFPAGIEPQALLELLAGLPAAALSLPRKPAWADRVMDYAAGAVVALPQEAERIARCAAETHAAVCAADPGPLVPAHGDFHGGNLLVDDSPVNNLLLGNLLPDKGRTGWKISGMLDVDALGPGHLVDDLACFAGHLYVFAAVNPRRAGLRTAAERFAAAFAAATDPGALYSRAAAVALTLVAGAAGRGPGAAERTLSTAEELLVRSRDR
- a CDS encoding GNAT family N-acetyltransferase; this encodes MWGSAIWPVTLECGDVGLRPIRYRDRREWTGLRIRNAQWMARWEASNPLPGGALPSYAAMVRSLNQQARQESALPFLITERDDLRSPPAIAGQLTVSTIVWGSARMATLGYWVDEARAGRGIAPTAVAMATDHCFGALGLHRMEINIKPDNAPSLRVVEKLGFRDEGLRKRYLHIAGVWADHRSFALTTEDVPDGLLNRWLATR